The following proteins are encoded in a genomic region of Amycolatopsis sulphurea:
- a CDS encoding ABC transporter ATP-binding protein yields MSTVDDELLLEVEDLHVEFRTSDGVAKVLNGVGYAVRAGETLAVLGESGSGKSVTAQTVMGILDSPPGVITGGEIRYRGEDLLTATPQRRRELRGAEIAMIFQDALSALNPVFTVGFQIEEQLRIRQGMSRKDARRRAIELLELVRIPAASRRIKDYPHQFSGGMRQRAMIAMSLALDPDLLIADEPTTALDVTVQAQIMDLLSEIQRERRMGLILITHDLGVVAEVADRIAVMYAGRIVEQAGAHELYRSPGHPYTAALMDSLPRLDLKGQTLETIKGLPPSLLDIPPGCPFHPRCKRAEQRCRDERPSSHGLGSGRVSACHFAEEVVESRG; encoded by the coding sequence ATGTCCACAGTGGATGACGAGCTGCTGCTCGAAGTCGAGGATCTGCACGTGGAGTTCCGCACCTCCGACGGCGTGGCCAAGGTGCTCAACGGCGTGGGCTATGCGGTGCGCGCCGGGGAAACGCTGGCGGTGCTCGGCGAATCCGGCTCCGGCAAGAGCGTGACCGCGCAGACCGTGATGGGCATTCTGGACAGTCCGCCGGGCGTCATCACCGGCGGCGAGATCCGGTACCGCGGCGAGGATCTGCTCACCGCGACCCCGCAGCGGCGGCGCGAGCTGCGGGGTGCGGAGATCGCGATGATCTTCCAGGACGCACTCTCCGCGCTGAACCCGGTGTTCACCGTCGGGTTCCAGATCGAGGAACAGCTGCGGATCCGGCAGGGAATGTCCAGAAAGGACGCTCGTAGACGGGCGATCGAGCTGCTGGAGCTGGTGCGTATCCCGGCCGCCTCCCGCCGGATCAAGGACTATCCGCACCAGTTCTCCGGCGGGATGCGGCAGCGCGCGATGATCGCCATGTCCCTCGCGCTGGATCCGGACCTGCTGATCGCGGACGAGCCGACTACCGCGCTGGACGTCACGGTGCAGGCCCAGATCATGGATCTGCTCTCGGAGATCCAGCGGGAACGCCGGATGGGCCTGATCCTGATCACGCACGACCTCGGCGTGGTCGCCGAGGTGGCGGACCGGATCGCGGTGATGTACGCCGGACGGATCGTGGAACAGGCCGGCGCGCACGAGCTGTACCGCTCGCCGGGCCATCCCTACACCGCGGCACTGATGGATTCCCTGCCTCGGCTCGACCTCAAAGGACAGACGCTGGAGACGATCAAGGGGCTGCCGCCGAGCCTGCTGGACATTCCGCCCGGCTGCCCGTTCCACCCCCGGTGCAAACGGGCCGAGCAGCGCTGCCGGGACGAGCGGCCGTCCTCGCATGGGCTCGGGTCCGGCCGGGTCAGTGCGTGTCACTTCGCCGAAGAGGTGGTGGAGAGCCGTGGTTGA
- a CDS encoding peptide ABC transporter substrate-binding protein has protein sequence MRGSTRFRAAAAAVTTLSLLLTACGGGSSGGSSGKVDPNGTFTVYGTEPQNTLIPTNTNELGGSKAVDPMFAQLVGFKGDNAEPYNLMADSVTTSDSKVYDIKLKHGWKFHDGTEVKAKNFVDAWNYGAYAPNGQLNSTFFGNIQGYADVHPEDKNAKPSTDKMSGLQVKNDYEFQVTLNAPFSVFAIKIGYTAFAPLPDSFFKDPKAFGQHPIGNGPMKFVSRTPNADIKLTRFDEYQGQNKVKFKDLDIKIYASQETAYQDLLSNKLDFIETLPPSALAGSKYKADLKDNLVNGHLLGISTIAIPYYVPGYDNPNLRKAISLAIDRDQITKTVMNDTYVPADGYVSQGIPGYRPGVCKSCHFDPAQAKQLFGQSGFHGKLTIASNADGGRKEPLVAACNSIKNVLGVECDFVPATDFGQWRSIVTGHKLTGMGRSDWSADYPSIENFLNPIYRTGASSNDSVYANPKVDAKLAEADGTADKDAAVKLYQQAEDLIAEDLPSIPVWDEKGVAAKSKHTKGVVLDFRRRADYSSVEVTQK, from the coding sequence ATGCGGGGTTCAACCAGGTTCCGTGCTGCGGCCGCGGCGGTGACAACCTTGTCATTGCTGCTCACCGCATGCGGTGGCGGTTCGAGCGGCGGGTCGTCGGGCAAGGTCGACCCGAACGGGACGTTCACCGTCTACGGCACCGAACCGCAGAACACGCTGATCCCCACGAACACGAACGAACTGGGCGGCAGCAAGGCGGTCGACCCGATGTTCGCCCAGCTGGTCGGCTTCAAGGGCGACAACGCCGAGCCGTACAACCTGATGGCCGACTCGGTCACCACGAGCGACTCCAAGGTCTACGACATCAAGCTCAAGCACGGCTGGAAGTTCCACGACGGCACCGAGGTCAAGGCGAAGAACTTCGTCGACGCCTGGAACTACGGCGCCTACGCGCCCAACGGGCAGCTCAACAGCACGTTCTTCGGGAACATCCAGGGCTACGCCGACGTGCACCCCGAGGACAAGAACGCCAAGCCGAGCACGGACAAGATGTCCGGCCTGCAGGTCAAGAACGACTACGAGTTCCAGGTCACGCTGAACGCGCCGTTCTCGGTCTTCGCGATCAAGATCGGCTACACCGCCTTCGCGCCGCTGCCGGACTCGTTCTTCAAGGACCCCAAGGCGTTCGGGCAGCACCCGATCGGCAACGGCCCGATGAAATTCGTCAGCCGCACGCCGAACGCGGACATCAAGCTCACCCGGTTCGACGAGTACCAGGGCCAGAACAAGGTCAAGTTCAAGGACCTGGACATCAAGATCTACGCCAGCCAGGAGACCGCCTACCAGGACCTGCTGAGCAACAAGCTCGACTTCATCGAGACGCTCCCGCCCTCGGCGCTGGCCGGCAGCAAGTACAAGGCCGATCTGAAGGACAACCTGGTCAACGGGCACCTGCTCGGGATCAGCACGATCGCCATCCCGTACTACGTGCCCGGGTATGACAACCCGAACCTGCGCAAGGCGATTTCGCTGGCGATCGACCGGGACCAGATCACCAAGACGGTCATGAACGACACCTACGTCCCGGCAGACGGCTATGTCTCGCAAGGCATCCCGGGCTACCGGCCGGGCGTGTGCAAGTCCTGCCACTTCGACCCGGCGCAGGCCAAGCAGCTGTTCGGGCAGTCCGGTTTCCACGGCAAGCTGACCATCGCTTCGAACGCCGACGGTGGCCGCAAGGAGCCGTTGGTGGCCGCGTGCAACAGCATCAAGAACGTGCTGGGCGTGGAATGCGACTTCGTGCCCGCGACCGACTTCGGCCAGTGGCGCAGCATCGTGACCGGGCACAAGCTCACCGGGATGGGCCGCTCCGACTGGTCGGCCGACTACCCGTCGATCGAGAACTTCCTCAACCCGATCTACCGCACCGGTGCCTCGTCGAACGACTCGGTCTACGCCAACCCGAAGGTCGACGCGAAGCTCGCGGAGGCGGACGGGACCGCGGACAAGGACGCCGCGGTGAAGCTCTACCAGCAGGCCGAGGACCTGATCGCCGAGGACCTGCCCTCGATCCCGGTGTGGGACGAGAAGGGCGTGGCCGCGAAGTCCAAGCACACCAAGGGCGTCGTGCTCGACTTCCGCCGCCGCGCGGACTATTCCTCGGTCGAGGTCACCCAGAAGTGA
- a CDS encoding S10 family peptidase, producing the protein MPDTTAAAETAEQTKDEETKAPEPVDDLVTTQHTLTVKRRKLAYTAQTGRIVLRQESKKDGKSEGHQARAEVFLTAYTLDDADPGTRPVTFAFNGGPGSSSIWLHLGVLGPRRVLSGDVDDPAPPPYGLADNPETLLQHSDLVFIDPVSTGYSRVTEGREPQEFSGFQSDVESIAEIIRLWVSRNERWLSPKFLAGESYGTLRAAALAGHLQERYGLYLNGLLLISSVLDMGTLRFHEGNDLPYSLFVPTYAAIAHYHGRHGDRPLDDVLADAEDFAAKDLPWALSRGARLSTEDRAEAVATLASLTGLTESYVDRVNLRIEHVRFFTELLRDEARTVGRMDGRFTTWEPDGGREHMSEDPSVSRIIGAYAAGFNHYVRAELGYENDLPYEILSSEVFQAWSYKEFEGRSVSATGTLSAAMRANPFLKVHVAFGHYDGATPYYASEHVLAQLQIPDELRDNIETAYYPAGHMMYVHEPSRVQQAKDLGKFIKSASNR; encoded by the coding sequence ATGCCCGACACCACCGCCGCGGCCGAGACCGCCGAGCAGACCAAGGACGAGGAGACCAAGGCTCCCGAGCCCGTCGACGACCTCGTGACGACGCAGCACACGCTCACCGTCAAGCGGCGCAAGCTCGCCTACACCGCGCAGACCGGCCGGATCGTGCTCCGCCAGGAGTCCAAGAAGGACGGCAAGTCCGAGGGACACCAGGCCAGGGCCGAGGTCTTCCTTACCGCCTACACCCTCGACGACGCGGATCCCGGCACCCGCCCGGTGACCTTCGCGTTCAACGGCGGCCCCGGCTCGTCCAGCATCTGGCTGCATCTGGGCGTGCTCGGCCCGCGCCGGGTGCTCTCCGGCGATGTCGACGACCCCGCGCCGCCGCCCTACGGCCTGGCCGACAATCCGGAAACCCTGCTGCAGCACAGTGACCTGGTGTTCATCGACCCGGTCAGCACCGGCTACTCGCGGGTGACCGAAGGCCGCGAGCCCCAGGAGTTCTCCGGGTTCCAGAGCGACGTCGAGTCGATCGCGGAGATCATCCGGCTGTGGGTGTCCCGGAACGAACGCTGGCTGTCGCCCAAATTCCTGGCCGGCGAGTCCTACGGCACGCTGCGCGCGGCCGCGCTCGCCGGGCACCTGCAGGAGCGCTACGGGCTCTACCTCAACGGGCTGCTGCTCATTTCGTCCGTATTGGACATGGGCACGCTGCGCTTCCACGAGGGCAACGATCTGCCTTACTCGCTGTTCGTGCCCACGTACGCGGCGATCGCGCACTATCACGGCAGGCACGGCGATCGTCCGCTCGACGATGTGCTCGCCGACGCCGAGGACTTCGCCGCGAAGGACCTGCCGTGGGCGCTTTCCCGCGGCGCGCGTCTGTCCACTGAGGATCGTGCCGAGGCGGTGGCCACGCTCGCGTCGCTGACCGGGCTCACCGAATCCTATGTGGACCGGGTGAACCTGCGGATCGAGCACGTGCGGTTCTTCACCGAGCTGCTGCGCGACGAGGCCCGCACGGTGGGCCGGATGGACGGCCGATTTACCACCTGGGAGCCCGACGGCGGGCGCGAGCACATGAGCGAGGACCCGTCCGTCTCGCGGATCATCGGCGCCTACGCGGCCGGGTTCAACCACTACGTGCGCGCCGAACTCGGCTACGAGAACGACCTGCCGTACGAGATTCTGTCCAGCGAGGTTTTCCAGGCCTGGTCGTACAAAGAGTTCGAGGGCCGGTCGGTGTCCGCGACGGGCACGCTCAGCGCGGCGATGCGCGCGAACCCGTTCCTGAAGGTCCACGTGGCCTTCGGGCACTACGACGGCGCCACCCCGTACTACGCGTCCGAGCACGTGCTGGCCCAGCTGCAGATCCCCGATGAGCTGCGGGACAACATCGAAACCGCCTACTACCCGGCGGGACACATGATGTACGTCCACGAACCCTCGCGCGTGCAGCAGGCCAAGGACCTCGGGAAGTTCATCAAGTCCGCCTCGAACCGCTGA
- a CDS encoding ABC transporter permease, producing the protein MTDPNLVGGGGVDAAELSRIDDSAAGPKKPRSLWADAWRQLRRKPAFIVSAVIILLVVLIAIAPGLFSHREAGYADLTHANEGPSADAWFGYDNQGYDVYARTIHGARASLLVGIFATVLTVLFGSFMGIVAGYYGRFVDSLLSRFGDIFAGLPFVLGAIVILTTFNAPGSTPGQVTIVVQVVLSIAVLSWPVAMRIMRSATLVAKQLDYVKAARALGAGTPRIVFRHLLPNTLAPVLVYATIALGANIGAEATLAYLGIGMRPPVVSWGVMISDARDYFRADPHMLLFPGAFVTVTVLAFVLLGDGVRDALDPKSR; encoded by the coding sequence ATGACTGACCCCAATCTCGTCGGTGGCGGGGGCGTCGACGCGGCGGAGCTGTCGCGTATCGACGATTCCGCGGCCGGGCCGAAGAAGCCACGCAGCCTGTGGGCCGACGCCTGGCGTCAGCTGCGCCGCAAGCCGGCCTTCATCGTCTCCGCGGTGATCATCCTGCTGGTGGTGCTGATCGCGATCGCGCCCGGGCTGTTCTCGCATCGGGAGGCCGGGTACGCCGATCTCACGCATGCGAACGAAGGCCCGTCCGCGGATGCCTGGTTCGGCTACGACAACCAGGGCTACGACGTCTACGCCCGCACCATCCACGGGGCGCGGGCCTCGTTGCTGGTCGGGATCTTCGCCACCGTCCTGACCGTCCTTTTCGGATCGTTCATGGGCATCGTCGCGGGCTACTACGGCCGGTTCGTGGACAGCCTGCTCTCCCGGTTCGGCGATATCTTCGCGGGACTGCCGTTCGTGCTGGGCGCGATCGTCATCCTCACCACGTTCAACGCGCCCGGGTCGACCCCGGGGCAGGTCACCATCGTCGTGCAGGTGGTGCTCTCGATCGCGGTGCTGTCCTGGCCGGTCGCGATGCGGATCATGCGCTCGGCGACGCTGGTGGCCAAACAGCTCGACTACGTCAAGGCGGCGCGGGCGCTCGGCGCGGGCACCCCGCGGATCGTGTTCCGGCACCTGCTGCCGAACACCCTGGCGCCGGTGCTGGTGTACGCCACGATCGCGCTCGGCGCCAACATCGGTGCCGAGGCGACGCTGGCCTACCTCGGTATCGGCATGCGGCCGCCGGTGGTCTCGTGGGGCGTCATGATCAGCGACGCCCGCGACTACTTCCGGGCCGACCCCCACATGCTCCTGTTCCCCGGTGCGTTCGTCACCGTCACCGTGCTCGCCTTCGTGCTGCTCGGTGACGGGGTCCGTGACGCGCTCGATCCGAAGTCGAGGTAG
- a CDS encoding lytic transglycosylase domain-containing protein codes for MAVRRGRYRVRRGVGRHPTVAAVVVGVLGVVPVLVGAKGVAAWMGSAPAEHSVDAALVQGYDPRDTGIRQIAVDGRLPGVPSPPELPAYDLPAGPLGIPASALAAYRDAAAVLGREQPGCHLDWALVGSIGRIESGHARGGYVDAAGATLEPILGPELNGIGPYAAIPDTDHGALDRDTVWDRAVGPFQFIPATWPGYASDGNGDGRSDPNNLFDASLAAGRYLCSGGLDLANPDQLRTGVYRYNNSDSYVDTVILWAEGYRKGADRVPDSKVPVGNPSIAPAPGLATSTPLPAPLPPVTTAGPPPITSLPPSSTTTPPPTTGTPTTSPSPTCVSVPPSSTSASSTSPASTPTLPPCDTATSTAPGSPSSGSTAEIPRS; via the coding sequence ATTGCGGTGCGGCGTGGGCGTTATCGGGTGCGGCGGGGCGTCGGGCGGCATCCGACGGTGGCTGCGGTGGTCGTCGGGGTGCTGGGCGTGGTTCCGGTGCTCGTCGGGGCCAAGGGGGTTGCCGCGTGGATGGGATCGGCGCCTGCGGAGCATTCCGTGGACGCGGCGTTGGTTCAGGGGTATGACCCCCGAGACACGGGGATTCGGCAGATCGCGGTGGACGGGCGGCTGCCGGGGGTGCCGTCGCCCCCGGAGTTGCCTGCCTACGATCTTCCGGCCGGGCCGTTGGGGATTCCGGCGTCCGCGCTGGCCGCGTATCGGGACGCGGCGGCAGTGCTCGGGCGGGAGCAGCCTGGCTGCCACCTCGACTGGGCGCTCGTCGGCAGTATCGGGCGGATCGAGTCGGGGCATGCGCGCGGCGGGTACGTCGACGCAGCGGGGGCCACGCTTGAGCCGATTCTCGGGCCTGAACTCAACGGCATCGGGCCGTATGCGGCGATCCCGGACACCGATCATGGCGCGCTCGACCGTGACACGGTCTGGGATCGGGCGGTCGGGCCGTTCCAGTTCATCCCGGCCACTTGGCCGGGCTACGCCTCGGACGGCAACGGGGACGGCCGATCCGATCCGAACAACCTCTTCGACGCCTCGCTGGCGGCGGGACGTTACCTCTGCTCCGGCGGGCTCGACCTGGCCAATCCGGATCAGCTGCGCACCGGCGTTTACCGCTACAACAACTCCGACTCCTACGTCGACACGGTGATCCTCTGGGCTGAGGGGTACCGCAAGGGTGCCGATCGGGTGCCGGACAGCAAGGTCCCGGTCGGCAACCCCAGCATCGCACCAGCCCCGGGCCTGGCGACGTCCACTCCGCTGCCTGCGCCGTTGCCGCCCGTCACCACGGCGGGGCCTCCGCCGATCACGTCGTTGCCGCCGTCGAGCACGACCACCCCGCCACCCACCACCGGTACGCCGACGACCTCGCCCAGTCCGACCTGCGTTTCCGTCCCGCCGTCGAGCACCTCTGCATCGAGTACCTCGCCGGCCAGCACACCGACGCTGCCGCCGTGCGATACGGCCACCAGCACGGCACCGGGCAGTCCGTCATCAGGGAGCACGGCGGAGATTCCCCGATCGTGA
- a CDS encoding ABC transporter ATP-binding protein encodes MVEPILSVRELTKHFPVRQGVLFKRTIGQVKAVDGVSFDLLPGETLGVVGESGCGKSTLAQVLMRLEEPTGGTATFEGRDLFQVRGGDLRRLRREIQIVLQDPYTSLNPRMTVGDIVGEPFEIHSDIAPKGSRVGKVQELLEVVGLNPEHANRYPHQFSGGQRQRIGIARALALRPKVIICDEPVSALDVSIQAQVMNLLGELQSEFGLSYVFIAHDLGVVRHLSNRVAVMYLGKIVELGTEEEIYERPSHPYTQALLSAVPVADPAVRGQRQIIRLEGDVPSPLDPPSGCRFRTRCWKAADSCATEVPELTGRTDGHLSACHFAETRSVVP; translated from the coding sequence GTGGTTGAGCCGATTCTCAGCGTGCGTGAGCTGACCAAGCATTTCCCGGTGCGCCAGGGGGTCCTGTTCAAGCGCACGATCGGGCAAGTGAAGGCGGTCGACGGGGTCTCCTTCGATCTGCTGCCGGGCGAAACCCTCGGCGTGGTCGGTGAATCCGGTTGCGGCAAATCGACGCTCGCGCAGGTGCTGATGCGCCTGGAGGAGCCGACCGGCGGCACCGCGACCTTCGAGGGCCGGGACCTGTTCCAGGTGCGGGGCGGGGATCTTCGCCGGCTGCGGCGGGAGATCCAGATCGTGCTGCAGGATCCCTACACCTCGCTCAACCCGCGGATGACCGTCGGCGACATCGTCGGGGAGCCGTTCGAGATCCACTCCGACATCGCGCCGAAGGGTTCGCGGGTGGGGAAGGTGCAGGAGCTGCTGGAGGTGGTCGGGCTCAACCCCGAGCACGCCAACCGGTATCCGCACCAGTTCTCCGGCGGGCAGCGGCAGCGCATCGGCATCGCGCGGGCGCTGGCGCTGCGGCCCAAGGTGATCATCTGCGACGAGCCGGTGTCCGCATTGGACGTTTCGATCCAGGCGCAGGTGATGAACCTGCTCGGCGAGCTGCAGAGCGAGTTCGGACTGTCCTATGTGTTCATCGCGCACGACCTGGGGGTGGTGCGGCACCTGTCGAACCGGGTCGCGGTGATGTACCTCGGCAAGATCGTGGAGCTCGGCACCGAGGAGGAGATCTACGAACGTCCTTCGCACCCCTACACCCAGGCGCTGCTTTCCGCGGTGCCGGTGGCCGATCCGGCGGTGCGCGGGCAGCGGCAGATCATCCGGCTGGAGGGCGACGTGCCGAGCCCGCTGGACCCGCCGTCCGGCTGCCGGTTCCGCACGCGCTGCTGGAAGGCCGCGGACAGCTGCGCGACCGAGGTACCGGAGCTGACCGGCCGGACCGACGGGCACCTTTCGGCCTGTCACTTCGCCGAGACGCGCTCCGTCGTACCGTGA
- a CDS encoding ABC transporter permease — protein sequence MIRYVLRRLLQLIPVFFGTTFLIYALVWAVPGDPFAGKCGQQACPQSYIDLMTGKFHLDDNLIVQYFKYLGSLFTGDWGETFNGTSVGELIANSYPITLRLALIAVLIEAVIGLAAGVLTGLRGKGFLDNLVLVSTTFLISLPVFVTAIVLQLVLGTELGIIDVSVSDDPSFGELIVPGIALGSLSMAYVARLTRTSIAENRHADYIRTAIAKGQPAGRVIGIHLLRNSVIPVLTFLGTDLGALMGGAIVTEGVFNINGLGGLIFRGIQNRESATVVGVVVLLVLVYLVMSLLVDLLYAVLDPRIRYD from the coding sequence ATGATCCGCTACGTTCTGCGCCGCCTGCTCCAGCTGATCCCGGTGTTCTTCGGCACCACTTTCCTGATCTACGCGCTGGTGTGGGCCGTGCCCGGGGATCCGTTCGCCGGCAAATGCGGCCAGCAGGCCTGCCCGCAGTCCTACATCGACCTGATGACCGGCAAGTTTCACCTGGACGACAACCTGATCGTCCAGTACTTCAAGTACCTCGGCAGCCTGTTCACCGGCGACTGGGGCGAGACCTTCAACGGCACCTCGGTCGGCGAGCTGATCGCCAACTCCTATCCGATCACCCTGCGGCTGGCGTTGATCGCGGTGCTCATCGAGGCTGTCATCGGGCTCGCCGCCGGGGTGCTGACCGGCTTGCGCGGCAAGGGTTTCCTGGATAACCTGGTCCTGGTCTCGACCACTTTCCTGATCTCCCTGCCGGTGTTCGTGACCGCGATCGTGCTGCAGCTGGTGCTGGGCACGGAGCTGGGCATCATCGACGTGAGCGTCTCCGACGATCCGTCGTTCGGTGAGCTGATCGTGCCGGGCATCGCGCTCGGCAGCCTGTCCATGGCCTACGTCGCGCGGCTGACCAGAACCTCGATCGCGGAGAACCGGCACGCCGACTACATTCGCACGGCGATCGCCAAGGGACAGCCGGCGGGCCGGGTGATCGGCATCCATCTGCTGCGCAACTCGGTGATCCCGGTGCTCACCTTCCTCGGTACCGACCTGGGCGCGCTGATGGGCGGCGCGATCGTGACCGAGGGCGTGTTCAACATCAACGGCCTCGGCGGGCTCATCTTCCGCGGGATCCAGAACCGGGAGAGCGCCACCGTGGTCGGTGTCGTCGTGCTGCTGGTGCTGGTGTACCTGGTGATGAGCCTGCTCGTGGACCTGCTTTACGCCGTTCTCGACCCGAGGATCCGTTATGACTGA
- a CDS encoding DUF501 domain-containing protein, producing the protein MESVNSSTQTPRFEPVTDADREVIAQQLGRPPRALRAVAARCPGGHPSVVQTNPRLENGTPFPTLYYLTCPRLTSLVGTLEASGVMKEMTERLDTDPELAALYQRTHETYLAERDAIESLGTQVTAGGMPGRVKCLHVHLAHSLAAGPGVNPFGDETLEWVRAQGWPSGDCAG; encoded by the coding sequence CTGGAGAGCGTGAACAGCAGCACGCAGACACCCCGTTTCGAACCCGTCACCGACGCCGACCGGGAGGTCATCGCGCAGCAGCTCGGACGGCCGCCACGGGCCTTGCGGGCGGTCGCGGCGCGGTGCCCCGGCGGACATCCTTCAGTGGTTCAGACCAATCCACGGCTGGAGAACGGTACCCCGTTCCCCACGCTGTATTACCTCACGTGCCCGCGGCTGACCTCGCTGGTCGGCACACTCGAGGCGTCCGGCGTGATGAAGGAGATGACCGAGCGGCTCGACACCGATCCCGAGCTTGCGGCGCTCTACCAGCGCACGCACGAGACCTACCTCGCCGAGCGGGATGCGATCGAGTCGCTCGGCACGCAGGTCACCGCCGGCGGGATGCCGGGCCGGGTGAAATGCCTGCACGTCCACCTTGCGCACAGCCTCGCTGCCGGGCCGGGCGTGAATCCGTTCGGTGACGAGACGCTGGAGTGGGTTCGTGCGCAGGGCTGGCCGAGCGGGGACTGCGCCGGGTAA
- a CDS encoding uracil-DNA glycosylase has translation MSALAELDAAVVDCCACPRLMAWREQVAQKPRPAFAGEEYWARPVPGFGAEDAALAVVGLAPSAHGANRTGRMFTGDPSGDLLFRVLYETGLASQPQSRGRGDGLVLRGTRLVSPVRCAPPDNRPTPAERDTCRHWLADELALLRPTLRAVVVLGAFGWQALLPVLAEAGLPVPSPRPRFGHGVQVQLADLRLFGCYHVSPRNVQTGRLTHSMVGTVITAAATAAGLV, from the coding sequence ATGAGCGCGCTCGCCGAGCTGGACGCCGCGGTGGTGGACTGCTGCGCGTGCCCACGGCTGATGGCCTGGCGGGAACAGGTCGCGCAGAAGCCACGGCCTGCCTTTGCCGGCGAGGAGTACTGGGCACGTCCGGTACCCGGGTTCGGCGCGGAAGACGCGGCACTAGCCGTGGTCGGGTTGGCACCCTCCGCGCACGGCGCCAACCGCACCGGGCGGATGTTCACCGGTGATCCCTCCGGCGATCTCCTGTTCCGCGTGCTGTACGAAACCGGGCTCGCCTCGCAGCCGCAGTCACGTGGCCGCGGCGACGGGCTCGTGCTGCGCGGCACCCGGCTCGTCTCACCGGTTCGCTGCGCTCCGCCGGACAACCGGCCCACGCCCGCCGAGCGCGACACCTGCCGGCACTGGCTCGCCGACGAGCTGGCTCTGCTGCGCCCGACGCTGCGGGCGGTGGTCGTGCTCGGCGCGTTCGGCTGGCAGGCGCTGCTGCCGGTGCTCGCCGAAGCCGGGCTGCCGGTGCCCTCGCCCCGTCCGCGATTCGGGCACGGAGTGCAGGTTCAGCTGGCTGACCTGCGACTTTTCGGGTGTTATCACGTCTCCCCGCGCAATGTCCAGACAGGCAGGCTGACCCACTCGATGGTGGGAACCGTGATCACCGCCGCGGCTACCGCGGCCGGGCTCGTCTGA
- a CDS encoding Ppx/GppA phosphatase family protein has translation MPRVAAIDCGTNSIRLLVAELTPRHDGTIDLRDLHREMRIVRLGQGVDATGRLAPEALERTRVALADYTIAARRKGVEKVRMVATSATRDASNRDEFFAMTRETLGVEAEVISGDEEARLSFTGAVGEQDPDDGPFVVVDVGGGSTELVLGTWNGREAEVLAAKSVDIGCVRITERTLSGDPPTAAEITAARELAREVLAEAFDVVDVAKARTWIGVAGTVTTLSAVSQELPEYQSERTHLSKLTHGDLDRVAAKLLAADHATRAANPVIHPGRVDVIGGGSVIIQVLAEQFAARGGPDQLVVSEHDILDGIALALG, from the coding sequence ATGCCTCGGGTAGCCGCGATCGACTGTGGGACCAACTCCATCCGCTTGCTCGTCGCCGAGCTGACGCCCCGCCATGACGGGACGATCGACTTGCGTGACTTGCACCGCGAAATGCGCATCGTGCGGCTCGGCCAAGGTGTCGACGCCACCGGGCGGCTCGCGCCCGAAGCGCTTGAGCGCACCCGTGTCGCGCTCGCCGACTACACGATCGCGGCGCGGCGCAAGGGGGTCGAGAAGGTTCGCATGGTCGCCACCTCAGCGACTCGCGACGCGAGCAACCGTGACGAGTTCTTCGCGATGACCCGGGAGACGCTCGGTGTCGAGGCCGAGGTGATCAGCGGCGACGAGGAGGCGCGGCTCTCCTTCACTGGCGCCGTCGGTGAGCAGGACCCGGATGACGGCCCGTTCGTGGTCGTCGACGTCGGTGGCGGCTCCACCGAGCTGGTGCTCGGCACCTGGAACGGCCGCGAGGCCGAGGTGCTCGCCGCGAAATCGGTCGACATCGGCTGTGTGCGGATCACCGAGCGGACGCTGTCCGGCGACCCGCCCACCGCCGCGGAGATCACCGCCGCGCGGGAGCTGGCTCGCGAGGTGCTGGCCGAGGCGTTCGACGTGGTGGACGTCGCCAAGGCACGCACCTGGATCGGGGTGGCCGGGACAGTGACCACGTTGTCGGCGGTCTCCCAGGAGCTGCCCGAGTACCAGTCCGAGCGCACCCACCTGTCCAAGCTCACGCACGGCGATCTGGACCGGGTCGCGGCGAAGCTGCTCGCCGCCGATCACGCCACGCGTGCCGCCAATCCGGTGATTCACCCGGGTCGCGTGGACGTGATCGGCGGGGGCTCCGTGATCATCCAGGTGCTGGCCGAGCAATTCGCCGCGCGCGGTGGCCCGGACCAGCTGGTAGTCAGCGAGCACGACATTCTGGACGGCATCGCGCTGGCGCTCGGCTGA